Within Amycolatopsis sp. cg5, the genomic segment CCAGGTGACGGGCAGGCTGGTCGGGCCGACCGTCACCAGGCCGGTCTTCCAGACCAGGTCCGCCACCGAGCACGTCGGGCGCAGTCCGGGCAGCCGGGTGAGCACTGTCGTGTAGGCGATCTCCAGTTCCATCATCGCGAGCGGGATGGCCACGCACCGGTGGACGCCGTGGCCGAACGCCAGGTGCGGGCTCGTCCGCGCGAGGTCGACGTGGCCGGGATCCGGAATGGCCTCGGCGTCGTGGTTGGCCGACGGGGTCACCGGGATGATCGTCGAACCGGCCGGGATGTGGACACCGGACAGCTCGACGTCAGCCAGTGCGACCCTCTCCTTGGCGGAGCAGAAAACCGGGACGTAGCGCAGCAGTTCCTCGAGCGCGCCAGGCAACAGGCCAGGGTCGGCGGTCAGCCGGTCGAGCTGGGCGGGCGAGAGAGCCAGCAGTGAGTTCGACAGTGCGCCGGCGACCGGTTCGTAGCCGCCGGTGCACAGGTTGAGCACGGTGTACAGCAGCTCGGGTTCGCTGAGCTGGTCACCCGCGTCGCGGACGGCGATGAGTGAGGAGACGAGGTCGTCCGCGGGACTCTGGCGTTTCGTGGCGACGAGATCCCCGATCAGGCCCATGATCTCGCCGAAGGCCGAGCCGACTTCGGCGCGGTCGCCGGTGGACAGGGTGATGTCCATCAGCGAGCGCAGCCGGTGACGGTCCACATCGGACACTCCGAGCAGCGCGCAGATGACGCGGGCCGGGAACGGCCTGGCGAAGTCGTGCAGGAAATCGGCGGGCGGCCCGGCTTTGATCATGTCGTCGACCAGCTCCGCCGCGATCCGGGTGGCGACCGGGCGCAGTGCTTCGACCGCGCCTGCGGAGAAGGCATGGGCGACCAGTTTGCGGATGCGGGTGTGGTCGGGTGGGTCGAGGTTCATCAGCACCGGTGGCAGGCGGCTGAGCTGGGTCAGCACCGCCGCGTCCTGCCGGGCGGCCGCGGCCGCCCGGCTGAAGACCGGGTCCATCAGCACGCGGCGGACGTCGGCGTGGCGGGTCGCCAGGTACGCCGTGCCGCCGGAGGCGATCGGCACCAGCGGCACCGGGTCTTCGCGGCGCATCCTGGCCAGCTCCGGGTGGTCGCCGACCCCTTGCCATTCGGTGAACGGGAAGGTCATCCGAACCAGCGCCTCACCGCGGTCTCCAGCGAGCCGGCGCCCGCGACCCAGGCGACATGGCCGTCGGGGCGCACCAGCACACCGTCCACATCGGACAGTGGGCTGCCCGGCTCCACCTTGGCCGGCACGACGTCCACCCCGGCCGCCGTCCACGGCTCACCGGAGAGGTTCAGCAGCAGGCCGCGGCCCGTGCGCAGCAGCGATGTGGTGTCCGTGGTCCCCGCGTCCGTGGTCAGCGGCGAGTACGGCAACCGCGCGCCGAGCAGCGGATGCGTGCCTTCGCCGTAGCGGACGTCGAGGCCTGCGATCGCGGCGGCGAGGTGGTCGCGCACCGTGCTGTGGGTGATCAGCTCGCGGAACACCTCGCGCAGCGGGTCGACCGAGGTGTCGCCGAGCAGCAGCTGGGCCTGCGCCTGGATGTTCGTCTTGACCCGGACGCCGACCGGATGGCGTTCGGCGTGGTAGCTGTCGAGCAGTCCGGCCGGCGCCGTGCCGCGGAGCTCGGCGGCGAGTTTCCAGCCCAGGTTGAACGCGTCCTGCAGGCCCAGGTTGATCGCCTGCCCGCCGACCGGCATCACATGGTGGGCGGCGTCGCCGGCCAGCAGCACCCGGCCGCGCCGGTACTCCGTCACCTGCCGCGAGGTGTTGCCGAACGCGTCGACCCACACCGGCTCGCCCGCGCTGACATCCTCGCCGGTGACCCGTTCGTACGCCGCGACGACCTCGGCGAACGCCGGGGGAGCCGAGCGGATGCGCGGTGGGCGGCCGAACTCGTGCACCACGAGCCGGATGAGCCCGCCGTCGATCGGCAACGCGATCGCGAGGCCCGCCGGATAGCGCTGGAAGAACCGGAACGGCACCTCG encodes:
- a CDS encoding FAD-dependent monooxygenase gives rise to the protein MPDTDVIVVGAGPTGLLLAAELRLGGAEVVVLERLTEPTTQSRAGAIHARSVEIFDQRGRLEHLGAVDRDDHGHFGGLDLDLGQLPTVHPGRMKLAQARVEAMLTAWVTELGAEIRRGHEVTSVEQTESEVVVNGSLTARYVVGCDGERSSVRELAGFDFPGVDAELELLRADVRGIEVPFRFFQRYPAGLAIALPIDGGLIRLVVHEFGRPPRIRSAPPAFAEVVAAYERVTGEDVSAGEPVWVDAFGNTSRQVTEYRRGRVLLAGDAAHHVMPVGGQAINLGLQDAFNLGWKLAAELRGTAPAGLLDSYHAERHPVGVRVKTNIQAQAQLLLGDTSVDPLREVFRELITHSTVRDHLAAAIAGLDVRYGEGTHPLLGARLPYSPLTTDAGTTDTTSLLRTGRGLLLNLSGEPWTAAGVDVVPAKVEPGSPLSDVDGVLVRPDGHVAWVAGAGSLETAVRRWFG
- a CDS encoding cytochrome P450, whose amino-acid sequence is MTFPFTEWQGVGDHPELARMRREDPVPLVPIASGGTAYLATRHADVRRVLMDPVFSRAAAAARQDAAVLTQLSRLPPVLMNLDPPDHTRIRKLVAHAFSAGAVEALRPVATRIAAELVDDMIKAGPPADFLHDFARPFPARVICALLGVSDVDRHRLRSLMDITLSTGDRAEVGSAFGEIMGLIGDLVATKRQSPADDLVSSLIAVRDAGDQLSEPELLYTVLNLCTGGYEPVAGALSNSLLALSPAQLDRLTADPGLLPGALEELLRYVPVFCSAKERVALADVELSGVHIPAGSTIIPVTPSANHDAEAIPDPGHVDLARTSPHLAFGHGVHRCVAIPLAMMELEIAYTTVLTRLPGLRPTCSVADLVWKTGLVTVGPTSLPVTWRETPGS